The proteins below are encoded in one region of Methanosarcina barkeri 3:
- a CDS encoding desulfoferrodoxin FeS4 iron-binding domain-containing protein, with the protein MGVSAKGERYLCEICGNEVIVEEVGGGTLVCCGQEMTLISEE; encoded by the coding sequence ATGGGTGTATCTGCTAAAGGAGAAAGATATCTTTGTGAGATATGCGGTAACGAAGTCATAGTAGAAGAAGTAGGTGGAGGAACTCTTGTTTGTTGTGGCCAGGAAATGACTCTTATCAGTGAGGAATAA